The following nucleotide sequence is from Tistrella mobilis.
AGAGGATCTGGCTCTGGAAGGACTGCATGGTCAGGATTTCGATGCCGAACTTCTTGTTCAGGGCATCGTTCAGCGCCGGGCGGAAGGCTTCGGAAACCTTGCGGAAGGTCGCCATGTCGGGCGACAGGCCGGCGAGGTCGGTGCCGTCGTTGATCGGCGCGTCACCGGCATGATGGCCGAGCTGCGCGGTGGCGATCAGCGCCTGGCCGCGGCTCAGGATCCGGAAGACCTCGGGCCCCTTCAGGCCAAGCTCGTTCCAGGGCTTGAAGTTGACCGAGATCGCCCCGCCCGAGGCCTCGGGCAGTTCCTTCGTCCAGAACGGCGCCTCGATCTGGCGGCTCTGGGTGGTGATGCCCAGATTGCCGATCACGGTGATGTCGGTCTTGGGCAGATCCCGGGCGACGGCCGCCCCGGCGGCCAGCACGAGGCAGAGCCCCGCGCCGGCGGCAATGGCTTTCCCTGTCATGGTGTCGGTTTCCGTTGTTCTTGATGGGCCTGATGCTTGACGAGAGTCGACGGCCGGGCGGATGGTCACCCGCCCTTGAAGGCCGCCGGCAGCCAGAGGGCGAGATCGGGCCAGACGATCAGCAGCACGATCATCGCCATCATGACGAAGAGGAAGGGCAGGGAGCCTGCGACCACGTCGCGGAACGGCCCGCCGCCGCGCACCGCCTGGACGATGAACAGGTTCATGCCGACGGGGGGTGTGATCAGGGCCGCTTCGATCAGGATCACGAAGACGACGCCGAACCACAGCGGATCGAACCCGGCCTGAACCACGATCGGCACGATGATCGGCGTGGTCGCGATCATCATCGACAGCGTGTCCATGAAGCAGCCGAGGATCAGATAGAGCAGCACGATCGCGCCCAGGATCATCAACGGCGACAGGTCGAGATCGGCGATCAGGCCGGTGACGGCCGTGGTCAGCCCGATATTGACCATGACGAAGTTGAGGAAATAGGCCGCGAGCACGATGAACATGACCATGGCCGTGGTGCGCGCGGTGCCTTCGAAGGCGGCGAGCAGGGTGGCGCGGTCCAGCCTGCGACGGGCAGCGGCGATGGCGAAGGCACCGAGCAGGCCCAGCGCCGCGGCTTCGGTGGGGGTGGCGAGCCCGGCATAGATCGAGCCCACGACCAGGGCGAACAGCACCAGGATCGGCAGCAGCCCCAGCAGCCCCTTGAGCGTGGGGCGGTTGCCGGTCGACCGGCCGGCGAGGGCGGGGTTGATCAGGCAGGAGACGGCGATGATGCCGGAAAACAGCGCCGCCATCAGCAGCCCCGGCAGCATGCCCGCGGCATAAAGATCGCCCACCGAGACATCGGCCAGCACGCCGTAGAGGATCATGTTGATCGAGGGCGGGATCAGGATGCCCAGCGTGCCGCCGGCCGCGAGCGAGCCCAGGAACAGCGGCGGGTTGTAGCCCAGCCGGTTCATGTTGGGCACAGCCAGCGTGCTGATCGTCGCCGCGGTCGCGACCGACGAGCCGGAGGTGGCGGCGAACAGCGCGCAGGAGGCGATGTTGGTGTGCATGATGCCGCCGGGCACGCGGCTGACATAGGGGTCGATGCCGTCATAGGTTTCGGCCGCCACGCCCGAGCGCAGCAGCAGTTCACCCATCAGGATGAACATCGGCACCGAGGTCAGCAGAAAATCGGTCGAGGCCCCCCACATGATGTCGCCGAGCGCCGGCAGCGGCGACAGGAAGCCGTAGAGATCGCCCAGGATCACCGCCAGGATGCCGAGCGCCACGCCGACCGGCAGGCCCAGCGCCAGAAGGATCAGAAGGGAACCGCCTGCGACGCCGATCATCCTGCGGCCTCCATCTGAAGTTTGCCGGATCCGGCGCCCGCGTCATGGGCAAGGTCGGCGACCTCGGTGCCTTCGCCGCCGAAATCCGGCAGGCCCACGATGCGGCCGACCTCGGCATCGCGGCCGCGGACCAGGGCGACAAGGGCCAGCACCGCAAGCGCCAGGGCGATGAGCGCGAACCAGGTCATGCCGACCGCCCAGATCGCCTGCGGGATCCATTGTTGCAGCCCGAGGGGGGAATTGGAGATGGCGCCCAGCTCAGCACTCTGAACGGTCAGGTCCCAGGCATACCAGGCGATGGCACCGGCCACCGGTACGGTGGCGAGGATGGCGAAGACGTCCATCAGCGACCGCAGCCGCCCGCGGGTCAGCTTGACCAGCGGGTCGATACGGATATGGGCACGTTCGACCAGCGCGAAAGAGAGCCCGAAGGCGACCGTGGCGCCGAACAGATAGCGCGAGATTTCAAAGCTGTAGAAGGGGCTGGTCGACCAGATGTTGCGGGCGATCACGTCGCCGGCGATCAGCAGACCGGCCGCCAGGACCAGGATGCCGGCGATCCAGGCGGACCAGCGCGACAGTCGGATGATGAGGGTCATGAGGGCCGGCCTCCTTCGGCTTGGCCGCGCATGCGGCCGATGGCTGCGGGGGCGAAGCGGGTGACCGTGGCGGCCGGCCTCAGACCGGCGGCGGAACCTCGGCGGCGAAGTGGCGGGCCATGTCGAGCCGGCTGGTCACCCAGACATCGGGGCGGCTCGCCACATGGGCCATGAAGCGGTCGAGCGCCCATATCCGGCCCGGGCGGCCGATGATGCGCAGATGCAGGCCCAGCGACATCATCCGCGGTGCGTCCGCACCTTCCTCGTACAGCTGCTCGAAAGTGGCGATCGCATAGTCCAGCCACTGCTGCGGGGTATAGCCCGGCGCCAGCCAGAACTTCATGTCGTTGGTGTCCAGCGCATAGGGCATGATCACGATCGGCTTGGGGCCCCGGGCGGTTTCCACCACATCCCAGCGCGGCACGTCGTCGCTGTAATCGTCCATGTGATAGACGAAGCCTTCCTCGGCCAGCGTCTTGCGCAGGAAGGGCGTGTGCATGTAGCGCGACAGCCAGCCATGGGGGCGGGTGCCGGTGGTGGCCTCGATGCTGGCGATCGCCTTTTTCACGAAGTCCCGCTCGCGCTCTTCGCCATAGCTGAACTGGTGGATCCAGCGCCAGCCATGCGAACAGGCCTCGTGGCCACCCTTTGCGATCGCCTTCGCCAGTTCCGGTGCCTGTTCCAGCGCGGTGGCGGCGGCCGTGAAGGTCACCTTGAAGCCGTAGCGGTCCAGCAGCTTCAGCACCCGCGGGGCACCGGCGCGGATGCCGTAGTCGTAATTGCTTTCGTTGCCGTAATTCCGGATCGGAATCTTCAGCGATACGCCCAGCTCGTCGACCGGCTCGGGGCCCTTGTCGCCGCGCGCGATCGACATCTCCGCACCCTCTTCGACGTTCACGACGATCGACATCGCGAGCCGCGCGCCGTTCGGCCAACGGAAGCTCATCCCAGATCCCCTGCATGTGTTATTTGTCCGGACAACTCTCAGGCCGTGACGGCATGATGTCAACCGATTGTTTGCACGCCGCAGCACGCCCCGCCACAATCGGCGGCCGGAAACCGCTGCACCTCGCGCGGGGGTGAAGCCAGCCCGCGCAACCACACGCAACGGGCGGTGACCGGGAACCGCAAAGACCAGGAGGCGCGCCGATGTATATTCTGTTGTTGACCTATACGGCCCCGCTCGAGGCGGTGGATGCCGAGCTGGAGGCGCATAAGGCCTGGGTGGGCGAGCATTTCGCCACCGGCGCCTTCGTGCTGGCCGGCCGGCGGGTGCCGCGCAGCGGCGGCTTCATCCTGGCGACCGGCATCGGGCGGGAAGAGCTGGACCGGATCATCGCCGCCGATCCATTCGTGACCGCGGGCGTTGCGGTCTACGACGTTTACGAGGTGGCGCCGACCAGGGCGGCCGATGCGCTGAAGGGCCTGCTGCCGGCCGGTTGATCCGACCATCTTGCCGCGGCGGGGCAATTGTCTATGCTTATTCCGATCCCGCGGCGCCGGCCGCGGGCCACCGGTTTCGGGATGCCCCGCCGTGCCAGACGCGCCCGCCGCCTCGCTCCATCAGCGCATCTATGGCGACATAGAGGGCGGCATTCTGGGCGGCCGGCTGAAGCCGGGGGATCGCATCCCCTCTGAACACGAGCTGATGGAGGTCTATGGCTGCTCGCGCATGACCGTGAGCAAGGCCCTGACCGCACTGGCGGCGGCCGGGCTGATCGAGCGGCGACGCCGCGCCGGATCCTTCGTCACCCGCCCGCGGATCGAGCGCACGGTGATGGAGATCCAGGATTTCGCGGTGGAGGCGGCGCGCGCCGGCCGCAGCTACGCCTATGAACAGCTGTCGCGCGAGGTGCTGCGCCTGCCCGAAGCCCAGGGCAGTGCCTTCCCGGTGCCGGCCGGCACCGAGGTGTTGCGGATGGAAGGGCTGCACCGGATCGACGGGGTGGCGGTGGCGCTGGAACGGCGGCTGGTGATGCTGGATGCCGTGCCGGCGGCGCGGGGCATGGATTTCTCCGCCACGGCCCCCGGCCGCTGGCTGTTGCAGCAGGTGCCGTGGTCGGATGCCGTGCATGTGATCGGCGCGGGCCTTGCCGACGCGCCGACCGCACGGCTGCTCAACCTGGATCGCGGCGATGCGCTGCTGATCCTGGATCGCGAAACCCGGCAGGGGGCGCGGACCATCACCCAGGTCCGCCTGTTCCACCCCGCCGGGCTTTACCGGTTCGTCGGCCGGTTCAGCCCGGGCACCGCCGGCGGCTGATCGGCCGCCATCGCCCTGAGCTCGGTTTTCAGCACCTTGCCGTAATTGTTCTTGGGCAGGGCATCGACGAAGACATAGCGCTTCGGCCGCTTGAAGGCGGCGATCTGCTGCCGGCACCAGAGGTCGAGCGTGGCGGCATCTGCGGCGTCGGTGCCGGCGGTCACCACGAAGGCCACCACCCGCTCGCCCCAGTCGTCGTCATGCTCGCCGATCACCGCCACCTCGAACACGGCGGGGTGCAGCAGCAGGGCCTCTTCCACCTCGCGCGGGTAGATATTGGTGCCGCCCGAGATGATGACGTCCTTGGACCGGTCGGTGAGGTGCAGGAAGCCCTCGGCATCCAGATGGCCCAGATCGCCGGTGTGCAGCCAGCCATCCTTCAGGGTTTCGGCCGTCGCCTCGGGGCGGTTCCAGTAGCCGCGCATGACCGTGGGGCCCTCGACGCAGATCTCGCCGGTCTCTCCCGGCGCCAGCTCCCGGCCATCGGCATCGCGGATGCTGACCGCGACGGCGCCATGGGCGAAGCCGACCGAGGCGCGCCTGGCCTGCCAGTTCGGATGGCTGCGGTCGGCGACCAGCGCCCGGGGCAGGACCGAGATGGTCATCGGCGATTCGCCCTGGCCGTAGATCTGCACGAAGCGCGGCCCGAAGGCCGCCACCGCCTCGTCGATATCGGCCGCATACATCGGGCCGCCGCCATAGATGATCGTGCGGATGCCGCTGCCGTCATAGCCGGCGGCGCGGGCGGCGGTGACCAGCCGCTTGACCATGGTGGGGGCGGCGAAGAACACCAGATCGCCATGGCTGCGGGCCAGCGCCATGATCTCGGCCGGATCGAAGCCATGCGAGGCCGGCACCAGATGTGCGCCACCCGCACGGATCTGCGCAAACATATAGAGCCCCGCGCCGTGCGACATGGGTGCCGCATAAAGCATGTGGTCGCCGGCCCGTGGCTGATCGACGTCGAGCGCATAGCACAGCGTCATCTGGCGGAGATTGTCGTGGGTGAGCATCACCCCCTTGGGCCGACCGGTGGTGCCCGAGGTGTAGAACAGCCAGGCCAGATCGTTCCGGTCGCAGGCGACCGGTGCCGTGCGTGGGCCGCCCGTCGGCACCGGTGCGCCGAGGGCGAGTTCGGTGAGGCCCGGGCAGGCGCCCAGCACCTCGCCCGTGTCGGTGAAGGCGAGTTTCGCGCCGGAATCCCGGACGATCCAGGCGGCCTCGGCCGGGTGGAGCTTGCCGTTGATCGGCACCGCGACGGCGCCGATCCACCAGCAGGCATGCAGGGTTTCAAGATAGGCGGCCGCATTCTTGGCGAAGATCGCCACGCGGTCGCCCTTGACGATGCCGTGCACCCGGGCCAGGTGGCGGGCGCGGTCCGATACCGCGCCCGCCAGGCCGTCATAGCTCTGGTGCAGGCGATCGCCTTCGAACACCGCCGGCCGGTCGGGCCAGCAGAGGGCGGTCTGGTGGAGCCAGCTTGCGATGTTCATGCGGCTGCACTCAGGCCCGGTCGGCCTGCAGGATGGTGGCGTAATTGGCGACCGCCGCCCCGCCCATGTTGAAGGTGAGGCCCCATTCGGCGCCGGCCCGCTGCATCTCGCCGGCCTGGCCGGTGAGCTGACGGAAGCCCAGCGCCAGCATCGAGACACCGGTGGCGCCCACCGGATGGCCCTTGGCCTTGAGCCCGCCCGAAAGGTTGACCGGCAGCCTGCCGTCGGCGAAGACGGTGCCGTCTTCCAGCGCCCGCGCACCCTGGCCCTGGGGTGCCAGGCCCATGGCTTCATAGATCAGCAGTTCGGCGATGGTGAAGCAGTCATGGACCTCGGCGAAGTCCAGCTGCTCCAGGCCGATGCCGGCGGCGGCATAGGCGGCGCGGATCGCACGGGCCGGGCCCTCGAAGGCGATCAGGTCGCGCCCGGCCATCGGCAGGGTGTCCGAGACCTGCTCGGCGGCGGCGATGCGCACCCGCCGGGCGGCCGAGGCGGCATTGCCCTGCTCGCTGCTGAGCACGATCGCAGCCGCACCGTCGGTGACCAGAGAGCAGTCGCTGAGCCGGAGCGGCGGGGCGATCAGCTGGTTGCGCTCGCTCACCTCGCGGCAGAATTCGTAAGGCAG
It contains:
- a CDS encoding TRAP transporter large permease, whose product is MIGVAGGSLLILLALGLPVGVALGILAVILGDLYGFLSPLPALGDIMWGASTDFLLTSVPMFILMGELLLRSGVAAETYDGIDPYVSRVPGGIMHTNIASCALFAATSGSSVATAATISTLAVPNMNRLGYNPPLFLGSLAAGGTLGILIPPSINMILYGVLADVSVGDLYAAGMLPGLLMAALFSGIIAVSCLINPALAGRSTGNRPTLKGLLGLLPILVLFALVVGSIYAGLATPTEAAALGLLGAFAIAAARRRLDRATLLAAFEGTARTTAMVMFIVLAAYFLNFVMVNIGLTTAVTGLIADLDLSPLMILGAIVLLYLILGCFMDTLSMMIATTPIIVPIVVQAGFDPLWFGVVFVILIEAALITPPVGMNLFIVQAVRGGGPFRDVVAGSLPFLFVMMAMIVLLIVWPDLALWLPAAFKGG
- a CDS encoding TRAP transporter small permease subunit, encoding MTLIIRLSRWSAWIAGILVLAAGLLIAGDVIARNIWSTSPFYSFEISRYLFGATVAFGLSFALVERAHIRIDPLVKLTRGRLRSLMDVFAILATVPVAGAIAWYAWDLTVQSAELGAISNSPLGLQQWIPQAIWAVGMTWFALIALALAVLALVALVRGRDAEVGRIVGLPDFGGEGTEVADLAHDAGAGSGKLQMEAAG
- a CDS encoding polysaccharide deacetylase family protein; amino-acid sequence: MSFRWPNGARLAMSIVVNVEEGAEMSIARGDKGPEPVDELGVSLKIPIRNYGNESNYDYGIRAGAPRVLKLLDRYGFKVTFTAAATALEQAPELAKAIAKGGHEACSHGWRWIHQFSYGEERERDFVKKAIASIEATTGTRPHGWLSRYMHTPFLRKTLAEEGFVYHMDDYSDDVPRWDVVETARGPKPIVIMPYALDTNDMKFWLAPGYTPQQWLDYAIATFEQLYEEGADAPRMMSLGLHLRIIGRPGRIWALDRFMAHVASRPDVWVTSRLDMARHFAAEVPPPV
- a CDS encoding YciI family protein; this translates as MYILLLTYTAPLEAVDAELEAHKAWVGEHFATGAFVLAGRRVPRSGGFILATGIGREELDRIIAADPFVTAGVAVYDVYEVAPTRAADALKGLLPAG
- a CDS encoding UTRA domain-containing protein, whose protein sequence is MPDAPAASLHQRIYGDIEGGILGGRLKPGDRIPSEHELMEVYGCSRMTVSKALTALAAAGLIERRRRAGSFVTRPRIERTVMEIQDFAVEAARAGRSYAYEQLSREVLRLPEAQGSAFPVPAGTEVLRMEGLHRIDGVAVALERRLVMLDAVPAARGMDFSATAPGRWLLQQVPWSDAVHVIGAGLADAPTARLLNLDRGDALLILDRETRQGARTITQVRLFHPAGLYRFVGRFSPGTAGG
- a CDS encoding class I adenylate-forming enzyme family protein; its protein translation is MNIASWLHQTALCWPDRPAVFEGDRLHQSYDGLAGAVSDRARHLARVHGIVKGDRVAIFAKNAAAYLETLHACWWIGAVAVPINGKLHPAEAAWIVRDSGAKLAFTDTGEVLGACPGLTELALGAPVPTGGPRTAPVACDRNDLAWLFYTSGTTGRPKGVMLTHDNLRQMTLCYALDVDQPRAGDHMLYAAPMSHGAGLYMFAQIRAGGAHLVPASHGFDPAEIMALARSHGDLVFFAAPTMVKRLVTAARAAGYDGSGIRTIIYGGGPMYAADIDEAVAAFGPRFVQIYGQGESPMTISVLPRALVADRSHPNWQARRASVGFAHGAVAVSIRDADGRELAPGETGEICVEGPTVMRGYWNRPEATAETLKDGWLHTGDLGHLDAEGFLHLTDRSKDVIISGGTNIYPREVEEALLLHPAVFEVAVIGEHDDDWGERVVAFVVTAGTDAADAATLDLWCRQQIAAFKRPKRYVFVDALPKNNYGKVLKTELRAMAADQPPAVPGLNRPTNR
- a CDS encoding thiolase domain-containing protein translates to MDPQIYITGSGHTRFGRLSQTLEELIVEAAREAIDEAGIDPAEIDAIYLGHFNSGLVSDGFASSLVKGADPALRFTPASRCENACASGAAAFQAGMMRIAAGKARNVLVVGAEKMTHRTTEDVTRALAGAGYQNDPEEAALSFPQVFGIAARAYADRHGDPLDAMARIAAKNHANAMANPLAQMHKPLPYEFCREVSERNQLIAPPLRLSDCSLVTDGAAAIVLSSEQGNAASAARRVRIAAAEQVSDTLPMAGRDLIAFEGPARAIRAAYAAAGIGLEQLDFAEVHDCFTIAELLIYEAMGLAPQGQGARALEDGTVFADGRLPVNLSGGLKAKGHPVGATGVSMLALGFRQLTGQAGEMQRAGAEWGLTFNMGGAAVANYATILQADRA